The Sphingomonas sp. HF-S4 sequence CGCGCGCCGTAATCGGCGGCGAGCGCGTCGGTATCGTCGGTGATATAGGTCGCGTTGATCCACGCGACGCGCGACGCGACGAGGTTGAATTCGGTATAGTCCTTCTGGACGCGGTCGAGGAACGCCTGCGCATCGGCGGCGGTGGGAGCGCCGGTCGTCGGCGCCGTCTGCGAGATCGCGGGCGCGGCCAGGAACGCAGCGAGCGCGAGCATCGAAATGCCGGTACGGATCATATGGTAAGCCCTTGAGGATCTTTGGATGACGCGACGATTGCGCGTCCTCCAGACGACCGTCAAGCGGCGAGGAACTCCGCGATCGCGTCGCCCAGTTCCGGCCGGGTGACGGCGCTCATATGGTTGCCCGGAATCTCGACGAAGCGTCCGTCGGGGAGCAAGTCGGCGACTTCCTGCGCCGAGCCGTTGTCGAAATCCTCGGCGCCGGTGACGACCAAGGTCGGCAGGTCGATCGCGGCGATCTCGGCCTCGGACGTATCGACAAAGGTCTGCAGGATCAGCAGCAACGCCTCCGGATCGCCCTTGGTGGTCTTGAGGAACGCCTCGGTCAGCCATTCGGAGCTGCCACGCTCGAACGTCCCCAGATTGGTTAGCACGCGCTTGAAATAGGTCCCGCGTCCTTTGGTGTCGGTCAGCCCCGCCAGCCCCATCCCGCACAGCACCGCGCGTCGTGGCTGCGCGCCGTGGACCAGCATCCGCAGCGTCGTCCGTCCGCCGAGCGAATAGCCGCCGAGATCGTAGTCCGTCAGCCCGAGATGCTCGATCAGTGCCAGCCCGTCGCGCATCAGCACATCCGGCGGATAGGCGGCGGGATCGTGCGGACGATCGCTGAGCCCGTGTCCGCGCAGATCGGGCATGATCACCCGAAAGCCACGCGCCGCGAGCTTCGCGGCATGGCCGTATTTGATCCAATTGACTTCGGCGGTCGAGAAATAGCCGTGGATCAGCACCACCGGCCGCCCCTCACCCATTTCGGTCCAGGCGAGTTCGACGCCGTCGAAGCTTGTGAAACGGTGCGTCTCAGTCGGGAAGCTTGCCAACTTTATCCATCCATCGCTGAACCAGGCTCGTATTCTGGTCGGTCCGTGACGCCGGCAGATGGCTGGAGTCAAGCCAGTTGCGGTGCCAGCTCTCGCATCCCGAATGCTCGGTCGGTTTGAAGCCATAGGGGTCGTCGAAGCTGCCGACAGTAAGGTCCATGCGATCGTGCGCGTGCGCTTCATAGGTAAGCGGCGTGCCGCAACGCGTGCAGAAACCGCGCTCGGCGATCGGCGACGATGCATAGCGATCGGGCTGCGTTTCCCAAGTCACATCGGTCTTGAGCAGATTCTTGAACGCGATCGAGACGCCGCCGGTCGCGCGCTGGCACATCCGGCAGTGGCAGAGATACGCCTCATCGTCGTCCACGCGTGCGCGATAGCGGATTCGCCCGCACTGGCACCCGCCGCTCATTTCCACCATCCGCACCTCCATACGATTGCTGCGTTGCACAATCTTTAGTTGCAATTCATAAGCTTGCTTACTATATGCCTGCTATGACCGAGAATCTAGGGTTCCTGATGGCCGATGTGTCGCGCCTGATGCGTCGCCGTTTCGACGAGCGCGCGCGCAGCAGCGGTGCGACGGGCCCGCAATGGCGGACACTCAAGATGCTCGAACGGCATGAGGGGTTAAACCAGGGACAGCTCGCCGAGTTGCTCGAAGTCGAGCCGATCACCTGCTGTCGGATGATCGACCGTCTCGAGGAAGCCGAATTGGTCGAGCGCCGCCGCGATCCCGCCGACCGCCGCGCCTGGCGCATCTACCTGACCGACAAGGCACGTCCCGTGCTCACCGAGCTTCACGATGTGGCGAGCGAGATGATCGAAACTGCGCTTCACGGGTTTGACCAGACGCAACGCGACCAGTTGATCGCCGCGCTCGCCCTGATCCGTTCCAACGTACTCCAGACGCAAGAGAGCAAAGAGGCCGCCAATGGCTGAGGCTGACCCCAAAATCGAAAAGGCACCCGACACGGTGGCGGTCGAACCCGCTCCCGAGACGGAAGTCGAAGCCGTCGAGCCCAAGGCGAAGCGCGGATTGCTGCGCCCGTTGCTGATGTTCGGCGTGCCGCTGCTCCTGATCGGCGTGGTCGGCTTCTTCTGGCTGACCTCGGGGCGCTATGCCTCGACCGACAATGCCTATGTCCAGCAGGACAAGGTATCGGTATCGGCCGAGGTCGCCGGGCGGATCGTCAACGTCGCGGTGCGGGAGAACCAGCGCGTCAAGAAGGGCGACTTGCTCTTCGAGATCGACCCGGCCCCCTATCGCATCGCCGTCGCCCAGGCCGACGCTGCGATCGCCAACGCCCAGGTCGAACTGCAGACCCTGAAGACCAGCTACGCCGGCACCGGCGCCGATATCCAGGCGGCGCGGGATTCGATCGTCGCGGCGCAGGAAGACTATCAGCGCCAGGCCGAGTTGATGAAGAGCGGCTTCACCACCCGCGCCCGGCTCCAGCAGTCCGAGCACGGGCTCGAACAGGCGCGCGCGACGCTCCAGCGCGCCAATGCCGATGCCGCCGAGGCGCGCTCGAAGCTCGCCACCGGCGCCGCGGTGCCCGGCGAGAACCCGCAGATCGCCGCCGCGCGCGTCCAGCGCGACCAGGCGCAGCTCAACCTCAGCCGCACCAAGGTCTATGCCCCCGCCGACGGCGTGGTCAGTCAGTCGCAGCGGCTCCAGGTCGGCCAGCAGATGATGACCGGGCTTCCAGCGCTCACCATCGTCACCAGCGACCAGTCGTGGATCGAGGCGAACTTCAAGGAGACCGACCTCAACAAGATGCGCGTCGGCCAGTGTGCCGAGATGTCGTTCGATGCCTATCCGGGGCTCAAGCTCAAGGGCCATGTCGCCTCGATCGGCGCAGGTACCGGCTCGGAATTCTCGGTGCTCCCCGCGCAGAACGCCAACGGGAACTGGGTCAAGGTCACCCAGCGCGTGCCGGTGCGCCTCTTCATCGACGAGAAGAGCTCGCGCGCGCTGATCGCCGGCCTTTCGTCAGACGTCGAGGTCGACCTGCAGGGGCCGTGCAAGTGATATACCGCGCCAAGTGATTGTCTGATCCAATGGCCACCGCCCGCCCTGCCCAGCCTGCCGCTGCGCCTTCTGCGCCTCGGCAAGGCGTCGCCGCGCTTCCCGTCCGCAACCGCGGGCTGCTGACGCTGGGCGTGATGCTGGCGACGATCATGCAGATCCTCGACACGACGATCGCCAATGTCGCGCTGCCGCACATGCAGACCTCGCTCGGCGCGACCGCCGACACCGTCACCTGGGTATTGACCAGCTATATCGTCGCTTCGGCGATCGCGATCCCGATCACCGGCTGGCTGTCCGATGCGATCGGTTCGCGCAACCTGTTCCTGATCTCGACCGTCGGCTTCATCATCGCCTCGGCGCTGTGTGGCATGGCGCAAAATCTGGAGCAGATGGTCGCCTTCCGTATCCTCCAGGGCATCTCGGCGGCGTTCATGAACCCGCTCAGCCAGACGGTGATGCTCGACATCAACCCGCCCGAGCGCCAGGCCAAGGCGATGTCGATCTGGGGCATGGGGATCATGGTCGGGCCGATCATGGGGCCGGTGCTCGGCGGCTGGCTGACCGACAATTTCAACTGGCGCTGGGTGTTCTACGTCAACTTGCCGCTGGGCGTGATCTGCATCGCGATCCTGTGGTGGCTGCTCCCCTCGCGCCCGGTGCGCAAGCGCCGCTTCGACCTGTTCGGTTTCTCGCTGCTGGCGCTGGGCATCTCGGCGCTTCAGCTAATGCTCGATCGCGGCCAGGGTGAGGACTGGCTCGGATCGACCGAGATCTGGGTCGAGATGCTCGTCGCCGGCATCGCTTTGTGGATGTTCACCGTCCACATGGCGACGGGCAAGAACCCGATGTTCGAGCGCGACCTGTGGAAGAACCGCAACCTCGTCACGGCGATCTTCTTCATGTTGGTGATCGGCGTGGTGATGATGGCGACGATGGCGCTGCTGCCGCCGATGCTCCAGACGCTCTACGGCCATTCGGTATTCGACACGGGCATGCTGCTGATGCCGCGCGGCGTCGGCGTGATCCTGACGATGGCGATCTCGGCGCAGCTTACTCAGCGCGGAGTCGATGCACGCTGGGTGGTGGGCATCGGCATGGCTCTCGCCGCCTATTCGCTGTGGCAGATGACGCATTGGTCGCTTGAGATGGGCACTTGGCCCATCATCGTTTCGGGGTTCGTCCAGGGGCTCGGCATGGGGTTGGTGTTCATGCCCTTGAACGGCATGGCGTTCGCGACGCTGCCGCCGCACCAGCGCACCGAAGGGTCATCGCTGATGAACCTCTCGCGCAACATCGGTGCGTCGGTCGGCATCTCCGTAGTGACGACGATCCTGGCGCGCAGTATCCAGGCGAGCCATGCCGCGCTGGCCCCAAACATCTCGGCGGCCAATCTCGACACGATGGACCCCAACCTGCTCCAGATGCTCGGCGGATCAGGCGAGACGGTGCTCGCGATGGCCAATGCCGAGATCAACCGCCAGGCGATGATGATCGGCTATCTCAACGATTTCTGGGCGATGATGATCGTCACGGCGCTGTCGGTGCCGCTGGTGGTGTTCCTCAAGCGGCCCAAGGGTCCGGCCGCCAACCCCGACCCTGCCGCCGCGGGGCATTGATCGACATTAATCGGACAAGAGGCGCGCACCCCCTTCCCAGGCCCTCTATAAGGAAAGCAAACCCTCGCGCCGTTTCGGCGCCCGCTTTCCGTTCGAGGTCCGAATGCTCGCCAAGTTCAACGCACTGTCACTCGCCACGAAGACGACGGTGCTCACCATCGCCGCGCTGTTGACGCTCGCACTCACCATCTTCGTGATCGCCGACCGTTCTATCACCGCCGATGCCGGCCGCCAGGCCGCCGAGCGCCAGGAGACCAACATGCGCGTCGCCTGGAACGTGCTGCACGGGCATGGCGGCGAATTCCGCGCTGAGGGCGACGCGCTCTATGTCGGCGACAAGAAGCTCAACGACTGGACCCAGCCGGTCGATCTGGTCAAGGAACTGGTCGGCGGCACCGCGACGATCTTCCGCGGCGATACCCGCATCACCACCAATGTGACCAAGCCCGACGGCAGCCGCGCGGTCGGCACCCCGCTCGCCGCCGGCGAGGCGCGCGACACCGTCCTCGGCCAGGGCAAGCCGTTCCGCGGCAGCGCCGACATCCTCGGCCGCCCGTTCTATACCGCCTATGATCCGATCAAGGACAAGGCCGGCAACGTCATCGGCGTCCTCTATGTCGGCATTCCCAAGGACGAGGCGCTGGCCGCTGTCTCGGCGCTGCGCTGGTCGATGGCGATCGGCGTGCTGCTGGCGACGCTGCTGATCACCG is a genomic window containing:
- a CDS encoding alpha/beta fold hydrolase, whose product is MASFPTETHRFTSFDGVELAWTEMGEGRPVVLIHGYFSTAEVNWIKYGHAAKLAARGFRVIMPDLRGHGLSDRPHDPAAYPPDVLMRDGLALIEHLGLTDYDLGGYSLGGRTTLRMLVHGAQPRRAVLCGMGLAGLTDTKGRGTYFKRVLTNLGTFERGSSEWLTEAFLKTTKGDPEALLLILQTFVDTSEAEIAAIDLPTLVVTGAEDFDNGSAQEVADLLPDGRFVEIPGNHMSAVTRPELGDAIAEFLAA
- a CDS encoding GFA family protein → MVEMSGGCQCGRIRYRARVDDDEAYLCHCRMCQRATGGVSIAFKNLLKTDVTWETQPDRYASSPIAERGFCTRCGTPLTYEAHAHDRMDLTVGSFDDPYGFKPTEHSGCESWHRNWLDSSHLPASRTDQNTSLVQRWMDKVGKLPD
- a CDS encoding MarR family winged helix-turn-helix transcriptional regulator is translated as MTENLGFLMADVSRLMRRRFDERARSSGATGPQWRTLKMLERHEGLNQGQLAELLEVEPITCCRMIDRLEEAELVERRRDPADRRAWRIYLTDKARPVLTELHDVASEMIETALHGFDQTQRDQLIAALALIRSNVLQTQESKEAANG
- a CDS encoding HlyD family secretion protein, which produces MAEADPKIEKAPDTVAVEPAPETEVEAVEPKAKRGLLRPLLMFGVPLLLIGVVGFFWLTSGRYASTDNAYVQQDKVSVSAEVAGRIVNVAVRENQRVKKGDLLFEIDPAPYRIAVAQADAAIANAQVELQTLKTSYAGTGADIQAARDSIVAAQEDYQRQAELMKSGFTTRARLQQSEHGLEQARATLQRANADAAEARSKLATGAAVPGENPQIAAARVQRDQAQLNLSRTKVYAPADGVVSQSQRLQVGQQMMTGLPALTIVTSDQSWIEANFKETDLNKMRVGQCAEMSFDAYPGLKLKGHVASIGAGTGSEFSVLPAQNANGNWVKVTQRVPVRLFIDEKSSRALIAGLSSDVEVDLQGPCK
- a CDS encoding DHA2 family efflux MFS transporter permease subunit, with translation MATARPAQPAAAPSAPRQGVAALPVRNRGLLTLGVMLATIMQILDTTIANVALPHMQTSLGATADTVTWVLTSYIVASAIAIPITGWLSDAIGSRNLFLISTVGFIIASALCGMAQNLEQMVAFRILQGISAAFMNPLSQTVMLDINPPERQAKAMSIWGMGIMVGPIMGPVLGGWLTDNFNWRWVFYVNLPLGVICIAILWWLLPSRPVRKRRFDLFGFSLLALGISALQLMLDRGQGEDWLGSTEIWVEMLVAGIALWMFTVHMATGKNPMFERDLWKNRNLVTAIFFMLVIGVVMMATMALLPPMLQTLYGHSVFDTGMLLMPRGVGVILTMAISAQLTQRGVDARWVVGIGMALAAYSLWQMTHWSLEMGTWPIIVSGFVQGLGMGLVFMPLNGMAFATLPPHQRTEGSSLMNLSRNIGASVGISVVTTILARSIQASHAALAPNISAANLDTMDPNLLQMLGGSGETVLAMANAEINRQAMMIGYLNDFWAMMIVTALSVPLVVFLKRPKGPAANPDPAAAGH